Part of the Rhipicephalus sanguineus isolate Rsan-2018 chromosome 5, BIME_Rsan_1.4, whole genome shotgun sequence genome is shown below.
tgatatcgtggttttggcacgtaatactcgagcaattcttcttcttcttcttcttcttcttcttcttcttcttcttcttcttcttcttcttattattattattattattattattattattattattatcaaactCCAGACGAGGTGCAATCTCCAAATATATCTATCCACAATCATCCGACACTCACAGCTAGTTATCGCGTAAAAGCATTTGCGTCAATTATTTTGATAAAACGTGCCGCACCGAACAGTGTCAGTGCGGCATTCAGCAAAATACATCCAGTACTTTCGACCCGCTATGAGAGATTGACAAGCTATGTGCGTAGATATTAACGCGAACGCATTGTGCACTCCCATCGTAATCAAACGGCGCGCGGCCCACCCACTCACCCGGGTGATAAAGTTTATTCCTGTGGTGAGTGGCGGTCAAAGACGAACACTGCCGCGTCACCGGTACTGCATCTCGGGCACTCGGGTGGTTCTGATAAGAAGCTACATATGAATGACACGGACGCGCCTATTGTTTTCGAAGTGGGCGTTGTTCTAGAATTATCGGGGCGACGCGACTTATAAAATTGCGCGCGGCTCCCTGTTCAACCACTGCCACCGGTTCCTTCAGTCACTATGGCCCATCAGTGTGCGCTCCTCGCTCTTTGCCTCGTCGCTGCCGTGGCTCCAGCTGTCCATGGCGACCTTACCCAGGTCCAGGTCGAGGAATGCTCCTGTAAGGCGTTTTCTGTTGCTGTTTCACTCGTGTTTGCTCAGGAATAATAAGGAAAGCTTGTTTCCGACGTTGCTGCTTGCCGTTAGTTTCTGTTGCGTAGGCAGTATTGAACAAGAACTCGGTTTCGGGATGGTTGGTTCGTAGAAAATAGGTAATATGTTGAACAAAAGTTCATTAAGATAGACGGTAACACTCGTGTCCTACAGTTACTTTTCATCGCGATGTGGCCTGATGCGGATCGAATTTCTTGACCGTGATTGGCTTCTTTACGCAAGCTGTAGGAGGGAGCCTGatactgttgagaaatttgatcagGATCGGgctcagcagtgcaccgtgtgacaccggtatgagAGAGGCAGGATAGGGCACTTATTTCTTCAATATCCCCCTCATCAtaattcttgctttctttttgttggattTCGCGCATTAGATTGCATGTTTAGCCTTGCACCGCCTGCGGCTATCAAGCTACATATGCTTGCCATGCCAAGATTTCGGCTATATGAATTCCGATTTCGTTGACACATTGTGACACATTGTTTCGCTAGTGTCGTAGAATAAGAGATGGGATCGAATGAGGCTTTCCCACTGTTGATTAAAAAAAACTCACACATTGTTCGTGTTGTGTATTTGACTGTGGTGCCGTATTCTCCTATGGCGTTTCCTTTCGGTATGTTTAAGGAAGCGTAGCCACGATATCTATGCATATTGTGCATAGTACTTATAATTCTTCTTGCTAAAGCGGTGTTCCTTGTATAGATTACAttatatttttttcgttttttatatttcttcttattttttcccctgctgttagtATTTGTGTCCTAGAGCAGTTCTAGCTATTGCTCGAATGTCATGTCAACCAATGAACATGTACGTGTCATTTGCTGTCTTCTTCATGCTAATCGCTGTACCGGACTGCTCGTTGTTACTGCCTTGTATTGTCTGGTCATTGGGTCCCGCAAGCTACTTACGTAGCTTTTAACCCAACACAACCATCCAGCATGTACATACTGGAAAttaaaattgaattgaatattacaagaaaaaagaaacgagcgagGGAGAATAGAGAAATAGAGAATGTTTTAATATTCAAGTCATGTTGTTCACATCTTGCCGTCTTCTGGACGTTTCGTATTGCTGGAAGTGGTCCCACAGTGAGGATGCTCACAGAAATGACACGACCGTATTGTTTCCTTCCTACGCAGCTGGATCCACGAGCAACGTTGATGCTGTTCGCATTAGCCACTGTTCCACGCTGCCATGCACCGTGACGCTGGAGGACAAGCCCAAGGTTGAGATCGACTTCCACGCTGGTAAGGAAGGGCCACCTTAAAAAGGACCCCTAAACAAGGTCTCAAAATACGAAGATCGAGCGCGTCATTCTTTCCTGGCGTTTCCGGCCTTTTCGGAACACttagtgacgccagcagtctgttcacgtgacgtcatgaggaaataatcTCTCCATTGGTCCATATActagggatatcagttgtgaatagTCTCCTAccatgctttgccatgcagtcgcacgccgtTCTGCCTTGTCACGTATGACTATTACGCGCGATCAACAGATTTCACTTCGtattgtgcgttttcgactgcgcaagcggagataacatgCGTGTAGCCGAAAGGCGCGAAATCTCGATAGTCTCAGCGCTTAGTGTTAACTTTGTGCGCATCTTttctgaagaaataagtggcgaggaggcgaGGAGGCGCccgtaggaagggtagtgaagagaGAAATAAACCCCTCCCTCGTTTTTAATAAAGAGACCTCGTTCCCATCGCAAGAAAACGTAACACTTctagttggttggtaacaactttattgatagtcctgcagagctttcgctgaCCGTGCCTTAAGTTAATTTAAATCGGGCCTTAGACGTTAATTTAAATCGCATTGAATGACGCTTGCAGGCCTTGCGCGTCCAGGTGTCGATCATCGTCGAAGATGGGAGACCACACTCCTAGAGCGCCTTGTAGCACGCCCTCTAATACAATGTTATCGAGGTTCAATTCAAGGGCTAGCGCGACATGTCAATCGCTATATTGCCCATAACTACTGAGACTGATCGCTCTGATAAGGCTTGCTAGCAAAACACAAAAATATTCAGCTTTTGACTTGCAAGCTTACCGGTGTCACATTCTTTAATTACATTACCCAGTGCCAGTGAATCAGTGTCTCCTTTTGAGTACAAGGGCGCcgctctgtttgttttattgtttcCGTTTTCTTTAATTGCATAATATTCAAATGGATGCGAATGGAAGTTTTTATTATTAGGCTTGCTTCTTTACTTGAATCATGCAAATAATATTGTGTTATTTGTAAGGCGCATTGGAccagcagtgaagaaaaggcaTTAGTACGCGGGCTCAAAATGTTATATTTAGTTTATCGCGAACATGTAAATGTAGATAGGAAATTATAAATTAAGTCGTGTAGCCCACGCCGAACGCGTTCGTCTCAGTCGTTCAAGATAATAGCATATTCGTGCAGCCCCTGCTTGTTCAAACAGCCGTTTTTCCCCGTACCATCCATGAATGAAACGCATTACCTGTACATGTCCTACAGATCTCAACCATATCATCGTTCGGCCACGCTCTCGCTAATCTATGACCTAAGGTGTTCCCATACCGTCTGTCGCTTTCCAGATAATGTGCGATATAGACAAAAGATAAAGGCGCCTCCATTTCATTGTCTGAGCAGATCATTGTGTGAACATGCGCTCTACTGCACATTCTtggaattttttattctttttattatttttcgacAGTGTCGTTATTTCTTCTTGTGATCTCTGCATTTCTTATCAATCTTTTCACCTACAGTATCATATGTGTTTAATTGGACATATGCTATTACATAGTTCCACATTTTCTTTTGTGCAACCCTCTCCTGCCTACGGCTTGTAAAGCAAGTAATTTACAGGCATTAGTAATAACAAGTACTATATTGAATAGAAAAGGGTGCTTTTGATGCCCGAAAAGAAATTTTGCGAGAGTCGAATATTGCGGAATATTCTGCAGTGCACGGTGCGTTGCAATGTATGCTGTATATATCCTTGGAGAGCGAATCGTCGAGTGTACCAGTCCGTGGAAATGAACTGTAAGTGACTACTGTATTGGAAACTGCGTGCTGTCACAGACAATTAGCTCATTTTAACTTTATCTGAACTAATTGTTTATGAATTTCAACCTCTTTTGTCTTTAATATTCTTTGTCGTGTGTTTGATCGAGCCGGTGAATGTTTGCTGTGTACTGTGTCGGTCTTGTTTGTTTGAAACCGCCCTATCCTTGCTATTCACAGTAAGCTTTGTAAAGAAGGAGCAGGCTACTGGGCGTCACAGACCTAATAGTAATGAAAACAGTTCCCAGGCCCCTTTTTTGCAAGAGCAGACAGGCGTTACGAACCTCTCAGTCAACTGCTCCTTCCCTGCTATTTAGTTTTATTCGACGTCCCTGCGCATTATTCTTCGTCAAAAAGAGTACAGTGGTAATGTAATATTAAATACTTTGTTATATAATTTCTTGTACCGCACTTGAAATTTTGAATACGGTGTTTAACTTCTTTTTGTGCTTGTCCTCAGTGACTATCATCTTGGTTTGGTTATGGCACAAACCACACGTATCGTCGTTCTGCCAGTGAATTGTACTGCTCGTATGTAAATGCATTGTAACCACGATACCAATCTCCTGGCCCCGATGGCGCATGCGCGTCGGCACTGACTTGTGGATGGCGTGGACGGGCCTCGAATGCCAGAAAAAATCGTTAAATATAACAGACAGTGCATACGGCGTCTGTGAGAGTGCCTTCTGGTTACTTCCAGCCCACGACTCCAAGACTCTCCGCGTGCGTGTGCTCGGTGCCATTGGCGACATGGCTCCTCAGCCTTTCCCGGCTTTCAAGACGGACGCCTGCAACTTCATGGGTGTCAGCTGCCCCTTGAAGGCCGGCGAGAAGTACACGGCCAAGTTTGACCTCACCATGTCTCCCACCTTCCCACCGGTTAGTAACTTCTCGGTCTTTATAATATTTCCCATTGCTCGCTTACCATCCTCAACAGTACAACATTAAATCaaagaaatatttatttccaACAATTTGTTACAATTTGTTAGGGTCCCTCAAGCGAAAAGCTCAGCTTGAAAGTGCCTGACGGCCCTTTATGGTAGCAGGGCGGTCAGGGTAGAGGAAAGCGAAGCGAATATGCATGTACGCCTATATTGTGTATACTAATGAGAGGATGTCACATACTAGACTCAGCTCTTGTTTAACAGTGGTAATTGTATAGCTATAAAATAGTAAAAGCAGTCGACAGCGCAACTCTACGTCACAGCCACAACTAGCATGAACACAATACATATACCAAAAAGGAGAACAATACATTAGTAACATCAACTTTGGAAGTCATCCATTTGTCTTTAGAGTACAGGCGCCATTTAACtattgaaatacaaaaaaaaaaaaatgcagccgccgcggccgggatttaatCCCGTgactttctggtcagcagtcgagcgccgtaaccactagaccaccgtagtggGGTCAACTGtgcgcgctcgtcttgtgtatacctgtgcgttctttttgtgcctccttctttgtgtttgagcagcgcgctgcaagtttctagctgcttgccattcttcctgCGACatcccaatttcttgctatcgcattcattgcttcgcccttgaggcgaaactgggactttttcaAGCAATTAACGTAACAGCCAATGGACAAGCTGGAAGGTAGCGCGGTCGTAAGCAGTCATACTCCTTTACATAAGTGGAgaaaatattaaggcgaaagccctatagatgactcatgaaacgcgaaaagtgcCCGTCAGCGGTGGCGTCAACGTCAACACGAATTGTACAAAAAGTCGTATGACGTCATACGGTATTCTGAGATGAAGCATACGAGATTTGAATATgtaacgtcatcataacgtcatgGATAgcagaaatttgtgacgtcatcataacctATGATGACGTAATCgaatcacatcgtcgcttggtcaaaggtgggccgatcctgaaggcagtgctaCACCACGTCAGGTGAAGCAACCTTCAGGGAGGGGGAGTTTCAaaacagtcgactgagaagaagaaaaatgtggcTTTCGCACCTTTCGAGTAgctttaggcgaatgcgtaaggggccGTGGGACTTTTGTGTTGTAGAACAGCGTAATCACTTGCACGCAAGCTTTGTTGTAAACGAGCTGATCTAGCAAAGATTAGTTCTGCGCATTTTTGTGTCGAAGCAGAATTGGTGTAATCGAAGGTGTACGCCTACGTGGACAGAAAATTGTTACATCGTCTTTTATTTATATGTGTAACTTTGGAGCGTTTACCGCACGTACGAATCTGTACTGACGGTTTGCTATGAATCCATAACCGTCCCTCAGCACGTAACAAGCAACAGCAACAAAGAAAACATGTCCATTAGCTCATGAAGTGTTCCTGGCATTTGTTTCTCCTTGCGAGATAAGTTCGACTAAATTCAGACATCCCAAGTGGACTGTGTTTGTACATGGTAACAGGAAATAAGCTTTTAAATTATATTGTACAACAAGAGCCTCAACATGAAACATATTCGCCGAGAAATGAACGAAAACTTACAAAGACACTTCGTTTTGCACTTTCATTCAAGGTCGCCGGAAAGGCTGTCTTCAAGGGCCAGGACGCCGCCGGTGAATTCTTCTGCTTCAAGGTTCCCGTGGAGCTCAAGCACTGAATGACCTATGAACAATAAATATGTCCTACCTGGTCGCATCTACTTACTGCATCTGTTGTTAATGTGCTCCCCGAAGCATGCTGAACAGAGTTGCCAGGTGGAAACGACAAAAAAATAGCCAATGTAGCCAAAAGCAGGCACGCATGTGTGAAAAGAACTGCGCTATTTTTATTTATATGACAAAAGGATTACATCGGAGATGCAAATATGTGAACACTTTAAATGAACACTTTAAAATCAGTATTCCTCAGATTCGAGCATAAATTGACGACCTTAGCAATCATTTTGCGCAGGGCGACTAAGTTTCTTGCGCTCCTGCAAAAATGACACGATCTGTTCACACGCAATTTGTGCCATTCTCCGGTGTAAAGTAGCAGGGCAGAGAAACGTATAGCTCCGGCCTTCCTTTCTACAAATAATTCTTTCCACATAAAACGTTTAATACAGAAGTAAGTTACACAAAACTAGCGCTGCGCAGGAAATTTGGATACTTTATCAGCGACAGCTTCAGAACTTTTATTGAGTGGAAAAGATATAAATGCCGTCGCGTTCTTACCACACAGAAAACTAGATGAAAAGGTACAACGCAGAAGTACTTCCTCTATTTACGGACCATTTAAAGCAGAAGAAGTCGCTTCTGTTTCTTGAGACCGCGGCGGGAATCTGGCTATCATGTCTCAGTCTGCGGAGTGTAACTATAGCAACTGCTTGATGCGTTTACAAGGTTTGGTTACTATTTTGTGAGGAAGCGTTCAGTCATGTCTGTCTATGCAATCTCGTCAGCAAGACTATAGAACGGAGTGGTGTTCTTAGGAAATTATTGATAAAACCTTTTTCCACTGATTTTATCCATATAATTTGAGCTGACCATGTCGCGTTATGTGTCGCTTCATACGCGAACTCATTGTGCGTTCCTGCTTCCGGGCTTTGCCAATTTCAGTGATATATAACTGGACGTTGGGTAGTGTTGTTTACAGCAAAGACGGCGTTCTTGTAACTGCATTTTAAGTGAACTCTAGTGTTATGTGACGGGACTGtattctgcgtttttttttcgtgtgtttctGTGAATGGACATCCATAAACTCTGCCTCACTGCTCTTTTATCTATTTTGTTTCTTTCGATGGCTGGGCGTGTAATATATACTATTATCTGGAAAAGGAGTAGTCGGCTCTATACAAAAGGGCAACCGTTTCCTAAACatcatataataataaaaaatagacTCGCAATTAAGTACAATGATACCCATTTCTTGCGAACGAGAAAGAAAGGGTTTTTCTTACCCgtatattttttgtttcattgcagCACTTTAACGTGCTGAATTGTTTCCACGTTGAACAGCTACAAGTTATCCCTGAGAAATGTAGTTGCGAAGCAGTCCCGATATAACTCCGTCTTCTCAGGACGCGCAGAGAGAAGCAAGAAAAGACAGGGACGACCTGTAATATCCTTAAAAGTTTCCGACCGCGGATGTTCTAGcacaaagcaacaacaacaacaacaaaaaagactgAAGCATGCGGCTGTCATAAGTAGGGTATTAAGGGTGAACGGACAGATACAATAACCTTAATGTAAATCTGGACAGAAAAAGAGTAGAGAATATAGAACACGGAGCATTCAACACGAAGCCCTGAAGCAAGGCTGAAAACGAAGCTGCACTGCAtgttataaaaaaaaatctatttcttATAAAAAAAAGACGATATTTTCTGTCTCAAAGAAATGTTCTTATTGGAAAGGAGTAGCCTATCACAGCGCATGTTTCTCAAAATTAAAATCACGTCTGCAACAGCATGAAGGATGTAATGGAAGAAGCTGAAGACATGCCTCAgtctaaaaaaaagcaaaaaaaaaagaaaaaaaaaccgaaaaaaaagGGTGAGTAGCGTATCTGGTTCTCCTAACAGTTTTTATCGAGAAGAAATAGTTCATCACAATGTTCCTGTTCAAGAAAGCATTGAAAAGGACGTTTATTCAGTGCTGAACATGCAGCGGCAATAAAGAGCGCCGGCTTAGCGAGGAGGAACGATGAATCCGGCAACCCatcccccctcttttttttcctctttctcaaGGAAAAAAGACGACAACGTGCCGGCTTCGGCGCAAGTGATTGATGTCTTGCGTGCAATTTTAGCTCACCTAAATAAAATCAGGAAGCGCGCAAAGTATGTGGTTTGCGTGAGAGGAATTTTGAACCGCTACAGTAAcgtaccacgaaaaaaaaaaaaaaaacgccggtcttgcgcggagcgcgcagcgcagtcacagcgaaagctggaagagtggcatttctagagcccgttctaaacacTCTGGGAGAAACTAATACAAATAcatatgcaaggtatccactgcgccacaaatcataatttttgtgcagtaggGAAGCACCAACTATGCCATaaattcgtctttctgcggataagcgaggaatcccgctacacatctgtgaggcattatgggcactttgcaCAGTTAGCATTCTGTAAtgcctgtttgttattttactcttctgccacgctatattgcacatgtaacgagattccttgctcgacatgacgcctgtatagggtctttttgcaaaggagtttcatgCACCagtgtggttctgtggtagaatactcgactgccacgcagatggcccggGTATAAGTTCAATGCAATCctgtatatttttatttttttcttatttcgcacgatagtggttacggacaccatcggcggcggcggcgggcaactaccccactgccgttgtgacctgatagcagctttcgctgtaaaaatcgcaCGAAAAGACGACCAACAAATTACAGTGTACAGTCACAACCCTACAGCTGCCTCTTTTTTAGCTTAGTATGAAccaaaccatatatatatataaacgttaAGTAAATTACGAAACGTTCGACGTATGTGAAACGTGGACTTTCAGAAAGAAATTGGAACGAATGATACAGCTCATGCCAGTATGCTCGAAGAATAACAGTCGTGCAACGTGCGGTTATAAAACCCATAATACACAAGACGTGCAATGCTAAGATATTTCGCAGAAAA
Proteins encoded:
- the LOC119393341 gene encoding NPC intracellular cholesterol transporter 2, which codes for MAHQCALLALCLVAAVAPAVHGDLTQVQVEECSSGSTSNVDAVRISHCSTLPCTVTLEDKPKVEIDFHAAHDSKTLRVRVLGAIGDMAPQPFPAFKTDACNFMGVSCPLKAGEKYTAKFDLTMSPTFPPVAGKAVFKGQDAAGEFFCFKVPVELKH